A segment of the Panicum hallii strain FIL2 chromosome 1, PHallii_v3.1, whole genome shotgun sequence genome:
CATTCTCCACCATGCAGTTCCAGACCTTGATCCCCATCTCCCAATCATGTGTATCCAAGAACATGCGAAGTGCAAGCGAGCAGTTCTCCTCATTTGGCCAAAGCTCATTCTTGACCATCTCGCTAAAGATCGCTGCTGCCTCCCGGAGCTTCCTCCCCTTGAGCAAAAACTTGAGAACCAAATTATATGTGCCGGAGTCAGGGAACACTCCATTGAAGGCCATGTCATCGAGATACTCCACTATCACCTCAGCATGCCCAAGACTGCCCTGCAGCATGATCATTGTGTTATACATTTCCATATCCGGGACGAGCCCACGATGTCCGACAAACTCATTCCAAAGCACTATTGCACCATGCAATTTGCGTGCCTCAAGGTGTGCAGCAAGAGCAGCACGGAAGAACTTCTCTCCTGGCGAGCAACGACGCTCAGTTAAGAATGCCAGATACTTCATAGCTTCCGGTAGCGCCGTGGAGGGGTCACTTGAAACAAGTGTAGTGAGGAAGGAATCATAGGCAGGCACGTTGTCAGGATCAAAGCCGACGGCGCGCACCATTTCATCGAACACCTCGCGCGCAACCCGCGGATCAGCTGCAGCCTCGCAGCCCTCGAGGAGGATGGCGTAGGAGTCGGCGTCAGGCCGCGTGCCGGCCTCGGCGCGAGCCACGATGATCGCAGCGCGGGCGTCGTCGAGGCGGTTGGCGCGGCAAAGGGCGGAGAGGAGCGAATTGAGCGCCGGCGTGTCGCGGGTCATGCCGTAGCGCGACATGTCCACGAACGCCTTAAGCGGGTTGCCACCGGGGCTCGCCGCCAGGGAGGAGAACACGGAGGCGAAGGTGGCCAGCGAGAGCAGACGCTGGGAGTGCATGGAGCTGACGGTTTCCCACATGGGTTCGAAGAGG
Coding sequences within it:
- the LOC112878807 gene encoding pentatricopeptide repeat-containing protein At1g77360, mitochondrial-like isoform X2, with translation MSDHRAKRPADAAASPAAKRGRDPSAPAFPTYNEAPDLPAKIRILCEALAKVDSALDVDAALDHEDISVTTHDVEQVLRFSYAHPRAAVAFFRWAGHRHLGHEHSPYSWNLVVDILGKNRLFEPMWETVSSMHSQRLLSLATFASVFSSLAASPGGNPLKAFVDMSRYGMTRDTPALNSLLSALCRANRLDDARAAIIVARAEAGTRPDADSYAILLEGCEAAADPRVAREVFDEMVRAVGFDPDNVPAYDSFLTTLVSSDPSTALPEAMKYLAFLTERRCSPGEKFFRAALAAHLEARKLHGAIVLWNEFVGHRGLVPDMEMYNTMIMLQGSLGHAEVIVEYLDDMAFNGVFPDSGTYNLVLKFLLKGRKLREAAAIFSEMVKNELWPNEENCSLALRMFLDTHDWEMGIKVWNCMVENGLPPLEESGNMLVSKLRDDRLPEACKYAEDMIDRGIKLSSSTLSKLKLSLQKIKKGAEEKLVQPVPFYQRRVMLK
- the LOC112878807 gene encoding pentatricopeptide repeat-containing protein At1g77360, mitochondrial-like isoform X3, with protein sequence MSDHRAKRPADAAASPAAKRGRDPSAPAFPTYNEAPDLPAKIRILCEALAKVDSALDVDAALDHEDISVTTHDVEQVLRFSYAHPRAAVAFFRWAGHRHLGHEHSPYSWNLVVDILGKNRLFEPMWETVSSMHSQRLLSLATFASVFSSLAASPGGNPLKAFVDMSRYGMTRDTPALNSLLSALCRANRLDDARAAIIVARAEAGTRPDADSYAILLEGCEAAADPRVAREVFDEMVRAVGFDPDNVPAYDSFLTTLVSSDPSTALPEAMKYLAFLTERRCSPGEKFFRAALAAHLEARKLHGAIVLWNEFVGHRGLVPDMEMYNTMIMLQGSLGHAEVIVEYLDDMAFNGVFPDSGTYNLVLKFLLKGRKLREAAAIFSEMVKNELWPNEENCSLALRMFLDTHDWEMGIKVWNCMVENGLPPLEESGNMLVSKLRDDRLPEACKYAEDMIDRGIKLSSSTLSKLKLSLQKIKKGAEEKLVQPIA
- the LOC112878807 gene encoding pentatricopeptide repeat-containing protein At1g77360, mitochondrial-like isoform X1 translates to MSDHRAKRPADAAASPAAKRGRDPSAPAFPTYNEAPDLPAKIRILCEALAKVDSALDVDAALDHEDISVTTHDVEQVLRFSYAHPRAAVAFFRWAGHRHLGHEHSPYSWNLVVDILGKNRLFEPMWETVSSMHSQRLLSLATFASVFSSLAASPGGNPLKAFVDMSRYGMTRDTPALNSLLSALCRANRLDDARAAIIVARAEAGTRPDADSYAILLEGCEAAADPRVAREVFDEMVRAVGFDPDNVPAYDSFLTTLVSSDPSTALPEAMKYLAFLTERRCSPGEKFFRAALAAHLEARKLHGAIVLWNEFVGHRGLVPDMEMYNTMIMLQGSLGHAEVIVEYLDDMAFNGVFPDSGTYNLVLKFLLKGRKLREAAAIFSEMVKNELWPNEENCSLALRMFLDTHDWEMGIKVWNCMVENGLPPLEESGNMLVSKLRDDRLPEACKYAEDMIDRGIKLSSSTLSKLKLSLQKIKKDCIIQSLKHFGIERHYSSPVRPRATSSVVGIGCNPLQHRLSLG